The proteins below are encoded in one region of Peribacillus muralis:
- the fabI gene encoding enoyl-ACP reductase FabI, protein MTFSLEGKTFVIMGVANKRSIAWGVARSLHKAGAKLIFTYGKDRTEKSIIELSSTLDGEPSIILQCDVTKDEAIEECFATIKEKVGIIHGVAHSVAFANKEELDGEFVNTSREGFLLAHNISSFSLTAVAKAAKELMPEGGSIVTMTYLGGERVMPNYNVMGVAKASLEANVRYLSSDLGKDNIRVNAISAGPIRTLSAKGVRDFNSILKKIEEEAPLRRTTTPEEVGDTALFLLSDMSRGITGENIHVDSGYHIMG, encoded by the coding sequence ATGACTTTTTCACTAGAAGGAAAAACGTTTGTCATAATGGGTGTAGCGAATAAAAGAAGTATAGCTTGGGGAGTTGCCCGTTCCTTACATAAAGCAGGTGCAAAACTGATATTCACGTATGGTAAAGATCGTACGGAAAAAAGCATAATTGAACTATCCTCCACGTTGGACGGCGAGCCTTCCATCATCTTGCAATGCGATGTAACTAAGGACGAGGCAATCGAGGAATGCTTTGCAACCATTAAGGAAAAGGTAGGCATCATCCACGGTGTTGCCCATTCCGTCGCTTTTGCGAACAAGGAAGAACTTGATGGAGAGTTCGTCAACACAAGCCGTGAAGGATTCTTGCTTGCCCACAATATCAGTTCTTTCTCTTTAACGGCTGTGGCCAAAGCAGCGAAGGAACTTATGCCTGAAGGTGGCAGCATCGTCACGATGACGTATCTTGGCGGAGAACGCGTCATGCCGAATTATAATGTGATGGGTGTGGCAAAGGCTTCGCTTGAAGCAAATGTCCGTTATCTGTCCAGCGACCTTGGCAAAGATAACATCCGGGTGAACGCCATTTCAGCAGGACCGATACGTACGTTATCGGCAAAAGGAGTCCGCGATTTCAATAGTATCCTGAAGAAGATTGAGGAAGAGGCACCTCTTCGCCGCACAACGACTCCTGAAGAAGTGGGCGATACGGCTCTCTTTTTATTAAGTGATATGTCCCGCGGTATTACCGGAGAAAATATCCATGTCGATTCTGGATATCATATAATGGGGTAA
- a CDS encoding iron-hydroxamate ABC transporter substrate-binding protein — protein sequence MKKLLLPIVFIFMLLVSACGNAATEKTTSEKNKKDTITYQSENGAVEVPANPKRVIVLASYAGDVLSLGVNLVGVEPWSKKNPRFEKKLKDVQSVSEDELEKIIELDPDLIIGASTTKNLDKLKEIAPTVTYTYGKVDYLTQHLEIGKLLNKEKKAQAWIDDYKSRSAAAGKQIKEKIGEDATVTVVESYDKQLAVFGDNWGRGTEVLYQEMGLKMPDKVKEMVHKEGYYSISLEVLPQYVGDYLVISKYRDQDNSFQNTEVYKQMPAVKNAHVFEANGNEFIFNDPLTLDYQLEFFKSHFLD from the coding sequence TTGAAAAAACTACTTTTACCAATCGTTTTCATTTTTATGCTTTTAGTTAGCGCATGCGGCAATGCAGCCACTGAAAAAACAACGAGCGAAAAAAATAAAAAAGATACGATTACCTATCAGTCGGAAAATGGTGCGGTTGAGGTTCCTGCAAACCCAAAACGGGTCATCGTTTTAGCTTCTTATGCGGGAGATGTCTTGTCACTTGGAGTGAATTTGGTCGGTGTTGAACCATGGTCTAAAAAGAACCCACGATTCGAAAAAAAATTAAAGGATGTACAATCGGTTTCGGAAGATGAATTAGAAAAAATAATCGAATTGGATCCGGATTTGATCATCGGCGCAAGCACTACAAAGAATTTGGATAAGTTGAAAGAAATTGCCCCTACTGTAACTTATACATACGGTAAAGTGGACTATTTAACACAGCATTTGGAAATCGGGAAGCTGCTGAACAAGGAAAAAAAGGCACAAGCTTGGATTGATGATTATAAATCACGCTCAGCGGCAGCCGGAAAGCAAATTAAAGAAAAGATCGGCGAAGATGCCACCGTTACAGTAGTGGAAAGCTATGATAAGCAGCTAGCTGTGTTTGGAGATAATTGGGGCAGGGGCACCGAAGTCCTCTATCAAGAAATGGGATTAAAAATGCCCGACAAAGTAAAGGAGATGGTTCATAAGGAAGGCTATTATTCCATTTCGTTGGAAGTATTGCCTCAATATGTTGGTGACTATTTAGTCATTAGCAAATATCGAGATCAAGATAACTCTTTTCAAAACACCGAGGTTTATAAACAGATGCCGGCTGTGAAAAATGCTCATGTATTTGAGGCAAATGGTAACGAGTTTATATTTAATGACCCTTTAACATTGGATTATCAATTGGAATTTTTCAAATCACATTTCTTGGATTAA